From a region of the Microbacterium sp. nov. GSS16 genome:
- a CDS encoding glycosyl transferase has protein sequence MRFVWAVVAFVLATVLIGAGIAQRTIFMGPTEQTMALSADEPQPYLLVDAEVLSAHPGLQTLLVRDDGEIFVAYARTADAEAWLSDTSYTSVTLGKGDEPVSETVAPQQTPTEGGETSGRNPAGSDLWLDSFVDEDYLITEMQLTPGHSVLIARDGVEPAPDDVVISWGVDTRTPLAGPLMTAGGVLLLAGLVLYILAIRHQRRGRGPLRKGPGPLPETQPIEMQGAPRREAIEPGDAPAADPDGAATDRTDAPAGASAADDRPSGRTQRNALRRRLALGLPALTLTAVLATGCTAESWPEFGAQSPTPTPTPTVVTPEDQKPPVVTKKQGQRIVSEIAEVVQQADTDLDIARAETRLAGPVLEGRRTEYALRGKIAERTEPLTAPRDKVKILLPEATDSWPRSVLALTVSEKDDTAAPVLLTMTQDDPWSNYRISEMADMPAASEFPDVAPAWLGTTRIPADSPFLALAPEQLAEAFSDFVDNGDKNEFAGRFDATAEKLAQSIRDSRTAILTGLKEKQADTTSAVAFDMTAPEETPLSLATLGSGAVVAVRVDDIETITPTSADAVIRIGENQEASVLTGVKESAKGFTTTYGIQLFFSVPAQGSKEQIRLLAYHQDLLSVKVNQ, from the coding sequence GTGCGTTTCGTATGGGCCGTCGTGGCCTTCGTGCTGGCCACGGTTCTCATCGGAGCCGGGATCGCCCAGCGCACCATCTTCATGGGACCCACAGAGCAGACGATGGCGCTCTCGGCCGACGAGCCGCAGCCCTATCTGCTCGTCGATGCCGAGGTGCTCAGTGCGCACCCGGGTCTGCAGACCCTGCTCGTGCGCGACGATGGCGAGATCTTCGTCGCGTACGCACGCACCGCCGACGCCGAGGCGTGGCTGTCCGACACGAGTTACACCAGCGTCACCCTGGGGAAGGGCGACGAGCCGGTCAGCGAGACGGTGGCGCCGCAGCAGACACCGACCGAAGGCGGCGAGACCTCGGGGCGCAACCCGGCAGGATCCGACCTGTGGCTGGACTCGTTCGTCGACGAGGACTACCTCATCACCGAGATGCAGCTGACGCCTGGCCACAGCGTGCTCATCGCCCGCGACGGCGTCGAGCCCGCGCCCGACGACGTCGTCATCAGCTGGGGTGTCGACACCCGCACACCGCTGGCTGGTCCGCTGATGACCGCCGGCGGCGTCCTTCTGCTCGCAGGTCTCGTGCTCTACATCCTGGCGATCCGCCATCAGCGGCGCGGACGCGGCCCGCTGCGCAAGGGCCCAGGACCGCTGCCCGAGACGCAGCCCATCGAGATGCAGGGCGCGCCGCGGCGCGAGGCGATCGAGCCCGGTGACGCGCCGGCAGCCGATCCCGACGGCGCAGCGACCGATAGAACCGATGCGCCCGCAGGCGCGTCCGCCGCGGACGATCGGCCCTCCGGCCGCACGCAGCGGAACGCACTGCGACGGCGCCTGGCCCTGGGCCTGCCCGCGCTGACCCTGACCGCCGTGCTCGCGACCGGCTGCACGGCGGAATCCTGGCCGGAGTTCGGCGCTCAGAGCCCGACGCCGACCCCCACGCCGACGGTCGTGACACCCGAAGACCAGAAGCCCCCGGTCGTGACGAAGAAGCAGGGTCAGCGCATCGTCTCCGAGATCGCCGAGGTCGTGCAGCAGGCCGACACGGATCTCGACATCGCCCGTGCAGAGACGCGTCTGGCGGGCCCCGTGCTGGAGGGCCGGCGCACGGAATACGCGCTCCGCGGCAAGATCGCCGAGCGCACCGAGCCGCTGACCGCACCGCGGGACAAGGTCAAGATCCTGCTTCCGGAGGCGACCGACAGCTGGCCGCGCTCGGTGCTCGCTCTGACAGTCTCGGAGAAGGACGACACTGCGGCGCCAGTGCTGCTGACGATGACGCAGGACGACCCCTGGTCGAACTACCGCATCTCCGAGATGGCCGACATGCCCGCCGCGTCGGAGTTCCCCGACGTCGCTCCGGCTTGGCTCGGCACCACCCGCATCCCGGCCGACTCGCCGTTCCTGGCGCTCGCCCCGGAGCAGCTGGCCGAGGCGTTCTCCGACTTCGTCGACAATGGCGACAAGAACGAGTTCGCCGGCCGATTCGACGCGACTGCCGAGAAACTCGCGCAGAGCATCCGCGACAGCCGCACCGCCATCCTCACCGGCCTCAAAGAGAAGCAGGCCGACACCACGTCGGCGGTCGCGTTCGACATGACGGCGCCTGAAGAGACTCCTCTCTCCCTCGCCACGCTGGGCAGCGGTGCGGTAGTCGCCGTGCGTGTCGACGACATCGAGACGATCACGCCGACGTCGGCTGACGCGGTGATCAGGATCGGGGAGAATCAGGAGGCGAGCGTGCTGACGGGTGTGAAGGAGTCGGCGAAGGGCTTCACGACGACCTACGGCATCCAGCTCTTCTTCTCCGTGCCCGCGCAGGGCTCCAAGGAGCAGATCCGTCTGCTCGCCTACCATCAGGACCTCCTCAGTGTGAAGGTGAACCAGTGA
- a CDS encoding AI-2E family transporter — MKIHSPFRTALVATLGVGLGLLLLTGVQTLSTVILYIGTALFLSLGLDPLVTFLERRGLPRWAAVLLTILAVLGVFAAVVLIVLPVVTDQITQLVTRITPLFVNGEQTVSDIKAWLADAFPDLEVNLVFDYIDSWITSEEWTKNVTQWSTTIGEGVWVVGGAVLAGAFGAFIVLILTIYMTASTPSLKRAVYQLVPASRRERFIDIADQITDSVGHYVMGQVTLGVINGILSMVFLSIIDAPFTAVLAVVAFFFSLIPLVGTLTGSTIIVLACLLPGVGSPGTALAAAIYYLIYMQVEAYFIAPRIMSRAVSVPGAVVVIAALSGGALLGLLGALIAIPVAASVLIIYRQVLIPRMNER, encoded by the coding sequence ATGAAGATTCACAGTCCCTTTCGCACCGCGCTGGTGGCGACGCTCGGCGTGGGGCTGGGGCTTCTGCTGCTCACCGGCGTGCAGACCCTGTCGACGGTCATCCTCTACATCGGCACCGCCCTCTTCCTGAGTCTCGGACTCGACCCGCTCGTCACCTTCCTCGAGCGCCGCGGACTGCCCCGCTGGGCCGCCGTGCTGCTCACCATCCTCGCCGTGCTGGGCGTCTTCGCCGCGGTCGTGCTGATCGTGCTGCCGGTCGTGACCGATCAGATCACGCAGCTGGTGACACGCATCACCCCGCTTTTCGTGAACGGCGAGCAGACCGTGAGCGACATCAAGGCCTGGCTGGCGGACGCGTTCCCCGATCTCGAGGTGAACCTGGTCTTCGACTACATCGACAGCTGGATCACGTCGGAGGAGTGGACCAAGAACGTGACCCAGTGGAGCACCACGATCGGCGAAGGCGTGTGGGTCGTCGGCGGCGCCGTGCTGGCCGGGGCGTTCGGTGCGTTCATCGTGCTGATCCTCACGATCTACATGACCGCCTCGACACCGTCGCTCAAGCGCGCCGTCTATCAGCTCGTGCCGGCTTCCAGGCGCGAGCGCTTCATCGACATCGCCGACCAGATCACCGATTCGGTCGGCCACTACGTCATGGGCCAGGTCACGCTCGGCGTGATCAACGGCATCCTGAGCATGGTCTTCCTGTCGATCATCGACGCGCCGTTCACCGCGGTTCTCGCCGTGGTCGCCTTCTTCTTCTCGCTCATCCCGCTGGTCGGGACGCTGACCGGCTCGACGATCATCGTGCTCGCCTGCCTGCTGCCCGGGGTCGGATCGCCCGGGACGGCTCTGGCCGCCGCGATCTACTACCTGATCTACATGCAGGTCGAGGCCTATTTCATCGCACCCCGCATCATGAGCCGCGCGGTGTCGGTTCCCGGAGCCGTGGTCGTCATCGCGGCGCTGTCCGGCGGCGCGCTGCTCGGGCTCCTCGGTGCGCTGATCGCCATCCCCGTCGCCGCGAGCGTGCTGATCATCTACCGGCAGGTGCTGATCCCCCGCATGAACGAGCGCTGA
- a CDS encoding transglycosylase SLT domain-containing protein, with protein sequence MTPDNELISNAPRPNASRAMKKNKTRHRVSAVLAGLAVVGISAAMMAPSGVAVADPEPTETPVTAFSLAAADTQSITVSVEGADIAPVARNGFEVYVKPKPTPPPAPAPVAKAAAAPKSSAPAQPPRYTGGGSKEEWMAAAGIAGSDWPYVDYIVSKESGWNPNATNKSSGACGLVQALPCSKVPGNGYDPVDNLRWGNGYAVGRYGSWAGAYNFWTRNHWW encoded by the coding sequence GTGACTCCCGATAACGAATTGATCTCGAACGCGCCGCGCCCGAACGCATCGCGTGCGATGAAGAAGAACAAGACGCGTCATCGCGTCAGCGCTGTGCTGGCCGGTCTCGCCGTCGTCGGCATCTCGGCGGCCATGATGGCGCCGAGCGGTGTCGCCGTCGCCGATCCCGAGCCGACCGAGACGCCCGTGACGGCGTTCTCGCTGGCGGCCGCCGACACGCAGAGCATCACGGTCTCGGTCGAGGGCGCAGACATCGCTCCCGTGGCCCGCAACGGCTTCGAGGTCTACGTCAAGCCGAAGCCGACCCCGCCGCCCGCACCTGCGCCGGTCGCGAAGGCGGCAGCCGCTCCGAAGAGCAGCGCACCTGCCCAGCCGCCGCGCTATACAGGTGGCGGCTCGAAGGAGGAGTGGATGGCGGCCGCCGGCATCGCCGGCAGCGACTGGCCGTATGTCGACTACATCGTCTCCAAGGAGAGCGGCTGGAATCCGAACGCGACGAACAAGTCGTCGGGCGCGTGCGGACTCGTCCAGGCGCTTCCCTGCAGCAAGGTCCCCGGCAATGGATACGACCCGGTGGACAACCTCCGCTGGGGCAACGGCTACGCCGTGGGGCGCTACGGAAGCTGGGCCGGCGCGTACAACTTCTGGACCCGCAACCACTGGTGGTGA
- a CDS encoding DivIVA domain-containing protein, translated as MTDSDLETLVSSRDETPPAFPLTTGRHRGYHRAAVDSFLDSARAAFEESRADFGADDVRAASFPLVRGGYVIADVDAALARVEDAFAQRARERAISSVGVDAWVAQAREDAQRVLDHLSRPRRKRFARTTILTFGYRVDEVDHVGDRIAAFLRDGEPLDVEQVRGAAFRMQRGGYREEQVDALLDATVEVILSVR; from the coding sequence ATGACTGATTCCGACCTCGAGACGCTCGTGTCGTCGCGTGACGAGACGCCGCCCGCATTCCCGCTCACCACGGGACGCCATCGCGGATACCATCGAGCGGCGGTCGACAGCTTCCTCGACTCCGCCCGCGCGGCGTTCGAGGAGTCGCGCGCCGACTTCGGCGCCGACGACGTGCGGGCCGCATCCTTCCCTCTCGTCAGGGGAGGCTATGTGATCGCCGATGTCGATGCCGCGCTCGCGCGGGTGGAGGATGCGTTCGCGCAGCGCGCCCGCGAGCGGGCGATCAGCAGCGTCGGCGTCGACGCCTGGGTCGCCCAGGCTCGCGAGGACGCCCAGCGGGTGCTCGATCACCTCAGCAGGCCGCGCAGGAAGCGGTTCGCGCGCACGACCATCCTCACCTTCGGCTACCGGGTGGACGAGGTGGACCACGTCGGCGACCGCATCGCGGCATTCCTGCGCGACGGTGAGCCGCTCGACGTCGAGCAGGTCCGCGGCGCCGCCTTCCGAATGCAGCGCGGCGGCTATCGGGAGGAGCAGGTGGATGCCCTCCTCGACGCGACGGTGGAAGTCATCCTCTCCGTGCGATGA
- a CDS encoding phosphatidate cytidylyltransferase — MSDAAFPAFDTGRIPPRPPLPVGEGAESHALREQWRARRDEFESHVTQAREQFDQANERIKQRTGRDLIVAILIGVAFGAVLIASLLFIKWLFLPIAIAAGLLGTYELSRALRAGGRRVDIAPQLIAGAAVLLTGPFAALWLSWVVLIAAVAFVSVWRMIGQMIAADGRTYGAVLADVVVGAFVQVYVPFLTSVALMLLSRESGEWWVLGFIAVAVAADTCAYAAGLALGRHPMAPRISPKKTWEGFGGAVVGSLAVGVLLAIFLLQLPWWCGLIFGAAILICATLGDLGESMLKRDLGIKDMSSWLPGHGGLLDRLDSILPSTVPALALYYLLTPLIGS; from the coding sequence TTGTCGGATGCGGCGTTCCCGGCGTTCGACACCGGGCGCATCCCTCCTCGTCCTCCCCTGCCGGTCGGGGAGGGCGCGGAGTCCCACGCCCTGCGCGAGCAGTGGCGTGCCAGACGCGATGAGTTCGAGTCGCACGTCACGCAGGCTCGTGAGCAGTTCGATCAGGCCAACGAGCGGATCAAGCAGCGCACCGGACGCGATCTGATCGTGGCCATCCTGATCGGCGTCGCATTCGGCGCCGTGCTGATCGCCTCGCTGCTGTTCATCAAATGGCTGTTCCTGCCGATCGCGATCGCGGCCGGACTGCTCGGCACCTACGAGCTCTCCCGTGCGCTTCGAGCAGGAGGCCGTCGCGTCGACATCGCCCCGCAGCTCATCGCGGGCGCGGCCGTGCTGCTGACCGGACCGTTCGCCGCGCTGTGGCTGAGCTGGGTTGTGCTCATCGCTGCGGTCGCGTTCGTCAGCGTCTGGCGGATGATCGGGCAGATGATCGCGGCAGACGGCCGAACGTACGGCGCCGTGCTCGCAGACGTCGTCGTCGGCGCCTTCGTGCAGGTCTACGTGCCCTTCCTGACCTCGGTGGCCCTCATGCTGCTGAGCCGGGAGAGCGGGGAGTGGTGGGTGCTCGGCTTCATCGCCGTCGCGGTCGCCGCCGACACGTGCGCCTACGCCGCGGGTCTCGCGCTCGGCAGGCACCCCATGGCTCCGCGAATCAGTCCGAAGAAGACCTGGGAGGGTTTCGGCGGTGCGGTCGTCGGGTCGCTCGCCGTGGGCGTGCTGCTCGCGATCTTCCTGCTTCAGCTCCCGTGGTGGTGCGGTCTGATCTTCGGCGCCGCGATCCTCATCTGCGCCACGCTCGGGGACCTGGGCGAATCGATGCTCAAGCGCGACCTCGGCATCAAGGACATGAGCTCGTGGCTGCCGGGGCACGGCGGTCTGCTCGACCGTCTCGACAGCATCCTTCCGTCGACCGTTCCCGCTCTCGCGCTGTACTACCTGCTCACCCCTCTGATCGGATCCTGA
- the frr gene encoding ribosome recycling factor, protein MIADVLADTTARMTRAVDAAKEDFATVRTGRANPQLFQKLMVDYYGSPTPIAQLASMANPEARTLIVTPYDKSALKAIEQAIRDMPNLGANPTNDGNIVRVTMPELTEERRKEYVKLVRSKGEDAKVQVRGIRRKAKDQLDALKNEVGEDEIARGEKDLDALTRQYVDAIDDALKRKEAELLEV, encoded by the coding sequence GTGATCGCGGACGTCCTCGCAGATACCACCGCACGCATGACCCGCGCGGTCGACGCCGCCAAGGAGGACTTCGCCACCGTCCGCACCGGGCGCGCGAACCCCCAGCTCTTCCAGAAGCTGATGGTCGACTACTACGGCTCGCCGACGCCGATCGCGCAGCTGGCGTCGATGGCGAATCCGGAGGCGCGCACTCTGATCGTCACCCCGTACGACAAGAGCGCGCTGAAGGCGATCGAGCAGGCCATTCGCGACATGCCCAACCTCGGCGCCAACCCTACGAACGACGGCAACATCGTCCGCGTGACGATGCCCGAGCTGACCGAGGAACGGCGCAAGGAGTACGTCAAGCTCGTGCGCTCGAAGGGCGAGGATGCCAAGGTGCAGGTGCGCGGCATCCGTCGCAAGGCCAAGGATCAGCTCGACGCTCTGAAGAACGAGGTCGGCGAGGATGAGATCGCTCGCGGGGAGAAGGACCTCGACGCGCTAACCCGCCAGTACGTCGACGCCATCGATGACGCGCTCAAGCGCAAAGAGGCAGAGCTGCTCGAGGTCTGA
- the pyrH gene encoding UMP kinase has protein sequence MTEGTGRRRVLLKLSGEAFGGGQLGVNPDIVSQIARDIAAAVDRVEIAIVVGGGNFFRGAELSQRGMDRGRADYMGMLGTVMNALALQDFLEQAGAATRVQSAISMTQVAEPYIPLRAERHMEKGRVIIFGAGAGLPYFSTDTVAAQRALEIGADEVLVAKNGVDAIYTADPNKDASAERIERVTYRDALQRGLKVVDSTAFSLCMDNNMDMRVFGMEPAGNVTKALLGEPIGTLVTP, from the coding sequence ATGACCGAAGGCACCGGACGCCGGCGCGTCCTCCTGAAGCTCTCCGGCGAAGCGTTCGGCGGAGGCCAGCTCGGCGTCAACCCCGACATCGTCAGTCAGATCGCGCGCGACATCGCGGCAGCCGTGGATCGTGTCGAGATCGCCATCGTCGTCGGCGGCGGCAACTTCTTCCGGGGTGCCGAGCTCAGCCAGCGTGGCATGGACCGCGGCCGTGCCGACTACATGGGCATGCTCGGCACCGTCATGAACGCCCTGGCGCTGCAGGACTTCCTCGAGCAGGCCGGGGCCGCAACCCGCGTGCAGTCGGCCATCTCGATGACGCAGGTCGCCGAACCCTACATCCCGCTGCGTGCAGAGCGTCACATGGAGAAGGGGCGTGTGATCATCTTCGGCGCCGGCGCGGGCCTGCCGTACTTCTCCACCGACACCGTCGCCGCCCAGCGCGCCCTCGAGATCGGCGCGGATGAGGTGCTGGTCGCGAAGAACGGCGTCGACGCCATCTACACTGCCGATCCGAACAAGGATGCCAGCGCCGAGCGCATCGAGCGCGTCACCTATCGCGATGCTCTGCAGCGCGGTCTCAAGGTCGTCGACTCGACCGCGTTCAGCCTCTGCATGGACAACAACATGGATATGCGCGTGTTCGGGATGGAGCCGGCAGGCAACGTCACGAAGGCGCTGCTCGGCGAGCCGATCGGCACGCTCGTCACGCCCTGA
- the tsf gene encoding translation elongation factor Ts, with amino-acid sequence MANFTIADIKALREQLGTGMVDTKKALEEADGDVEKATEILRLKGAKGNAKRADRSTSEGLVVAREADGAVTLIELACETDFVAKNERFITLAEKVADAVAAVAADSVEAALAAPAGEQTVEQLISDEAAIIGEKVELRRVRTVTGDAVSVYLHRTSKDLPPQIGVVVAYSGSDAETARSIAQHISFANPSYLSREDVPAAEVEKEREIVTEISRNEGKPEAALPKIVEGRVTAYFKQVALLEQDYAKDNKLSVAQVAKDAGITVTDFARFKVGA; translated from the coding sequence ATGGCCAACTTCACCATCGCCGACATCAAGGCGCTGCGCGAGCAGCTCGGCACCGGAATGGTCGACACCAAGAAGGCGCTCGAGGAGGCTGACGGAGACGTCGAGAAGGCGACCGAGATCCTTCGCCTCAAGGGCGCGAAGGGCAACGCGAAGCGCGCCGACCGCTCCACGAGCGAGGGCCTCGTCGTCGCTCGCGAGGCCGACGGCGCTGTGACGCTGATCGAGCTCGCCTGCGAGACCGACTTCGTCGCGAAGAACGAGCGGTTCATCACGCTCGCCGAGAAGGTCGCCGACGCCGTCGCGGCCGTCGCCGCCGATTCGGTCGAGGCAGCCCTCGCCGCTCCGGCCGGCGAGCAGACCGTCGAGCAGCTGATCTCGGACGAGGCCGCCATCATCGGCGAGAAGGTCGAACTGCGTCGCGTGCGCACCGTCACCGGTGACGCCGTCTCGGTCTACCTGCACCGCACCAGCAAGGACCTGCCCCCGCAGATCGGTGTCGTCGTCGCCTACAGCGGCTCCGACGCCGAGACCGCTCGCAGCATCGCGCAGCACATCTCGTTCGCGAACCCCTCGTACCTCTCCCGTGAGGACGTCCCGGCCGCCGAGGTCGAGAAGGAGCGCGAGATCGTCACCGAGATCTCCCGCAACGAGGGCAAGCCCGAGGCCGCGCTGCCGAAGATCGTCGAGGGTCGCGTCACCGCGTACTTCAAGCAGGTCGCGCTTCTCGAGCAGGACTACGCGAAGGACAACAAGCTGTCCGTGGCCCAGGTCGCGAAGGATGCCGGCATCACCGTGACCGACTTCGCGCGCTTCAAGGTCGGCGCGTAA
- the rpsB gene encoding 30S ribosomal protein S2 yields MAVVTIRQLLDSGVHFGHQTRRWNPKVKRFILTERSGIHIIDLQQSLSYIDQAYDFVKETVARGGTILFVGTKKQAQEILAEQADRVGQPYVNQRWLGGLLTNFSTIAKRLARMKELEELDYDNPAASGFTKKELLLKKRELDKLHKSLGGIRNLSKTPSALWVVDAKREHLAIDEAKKLGIPVIGILDTNADPDDFQYPIPGNDDAIRSVSLLTRIIADAAAEGLQQKHNPDAGDAEPLAEWERELLEGGEAPAEATTEAPAEAATEAPAEAATEAPDEAAEAPAEADAK; encoded by the coding sequence ATGGCTGTGGTCACCATCCGCCAGCTGCTCGACAGCGGCGTGCACTTCGGACACCAGACCCGCCGGTGGAACCCGAAGGTGAAGCGCTTCATCCTGACCGAGCGCTCGGGCATCCACATCATCGACCTGCAGCAGTCGCTGTCGTACATCGACCAGGCGTACGACTTCGTCAAGGAGACCGTCGCCCGCGGCGGCACCATCCTCTTCGTCGGCACCAAGAAGCAGGCGCAGGAGATCCTCGCCGAGCAGGCCGACCGCGTCGGCCAGCCCTACGTCAACCAGCGCTGGCTGGGTGGCCTCCTCACCAACTTCTCCACCATCGCGAAGCGTCTCGCCCGCATGAAGGAGCTCGAGGAGCTCGACTACGACAACCCCGCAGCCTCCGGCTTCACCAAGAAGGAGCTGCTGCTCAAGAAGCGCGAGCTCGACAAGCTGCACAAGTCGCTCGGCGGCATCCGGAACCTGTCGAAGACCCCGTCTGCCCTCTGGGTCGTCGACGCCAAGCGCGAGCACCTCGCCATCGACGAGGCCAAGAAGCTCGGCATCCCGGTGATCGGCATCCTCGACACCAACGCCGACCCCGACGACTTCCAGTACCCGATCCCCGGCAACGACGACGCGATCCGCTCGGTCTCGCTGCTGACGCGCATCATCGCCGACGCCGCCGCCGAGGGCCTGCAGCAGAAGCACAACCCCGACGCCGGCGACGCTGAGCCGCTCGCCGAGTGGGAGCGCGAGCTGCTCGAGGGCGGCGAGGCGCCGGCTGAGGCAACCACCGAGGCACCGGCTGAGGCAGCCACCGAGGCACCGGCTGAGGCAGCCACCGAGGCACCGGACGAGGCAGCTGAGGCTCCGGCCGAGGCAGACGCCAAGTAA
- a CDS encoding murein hydrolase activator EnvC family protein gives MRARFIAVVLSLLVSLGGASAAAEDEGTWRWPVDGARAVVEPFRAPAHDYGPGHRGMDVAAGTHALVVAPAPGVVAFRGTVVDRPLITIDHGGGRVSTWEPVSSALSPGDAIGTGDPLGTVAEGGHAARGTLHVGVRLEGSYINPLPLFGEVPRAILLPCCEG, from the coding sequence ATGCGCGCCCGCTTCATCGCCGTCGTCCTCTCGCTCCTCGTGTCCCTCGGCGGCGCGAGTGCTGCCGCCGAGGACGAAGGGACGTGGCGATGGCCCGTCGACGGTGCCCGTGCGGTGGTCGAGCCGTTCCGCGCTCCCGCGCATGATTACGGCCCGGGACACCGTGGGATGGATGTCGCGGCCGGCACCCATGCACTCGTCGTGGCGCCCGCGCCCGGCGTGGTGGCGTTCCGAGGCACTGTCGTCGATCGTCCCCTGATCACGATCGACCACGGTGGCGGTCGCGTGAGCACGTGGGAACCGGTGTCATCGGCGCTGTCGCCCGGCGACGCCATCGGCACCGGGGACCCCCTCGGGACGGTCGCCGAGGGCGGCCACGCGGCGCGCGGCACGCTGCATGTCGGAGTGCGACTCGAGGGGAGCTACATCAACCCCCTGCCCCTGTTCGGGGAGGTTCCGCGGGCGATCCTGCTGCCCTGCTGCGAGGGGTGA
- a CDS encoding tyrosine recombinase XerC yields MRYADAVTSFTSYLDRVRRLSPATVRAYRSDLADLGAVVADADVREIDLEMLREWLWRATQRGDARSTLARRAAAARSFFGWAHESELIAADPSLRLLTPKRGKTLPVVASQDGMRDLLDQHRAAAASGDPIAMRDHAILEVLYGSGMRVSELCGVDVDDVDLHRRTVRVLGKGAKERVVPFGAPAADAIGAYLSRGRPALIARAEHTTPALLLGARGARIGPRTVYALVARVLSPIVGAEHVGPHALRHSAATHLLDGGADLRAVQEILGHASLGTTQIYTHVSAERLLAGYRLAHPRA; encoded by the coding sequence GTGAGGTATGCGGACGCGGTGACATCCTTCACGTCGTACCTGGACCGGGTGCGCCGGCTCTCGCCCGCGACCGTGCGCGCCTACCGTTCCGACCTCGCCGACCTCGGCGCCGTCGTCGCTGACGCCGACGTGCGCGAGATCGACCTCGAGATGCTGCGCGAGTGGCTCTGGCGGGCCACACAGCGGGGGGACGCACGCTCGACTCTCGCGCGGCGCGCAGCGGCCGCACGTTCGTTCTTCGGCTGGGCGCACGAGAGCGAGCTCATCGCCGCCGACCCCAGCCTTCGCCTGCTGACGCCGAAACGCGGCAAGACGCTTCCCGTCGTCGCCTCCCAGGACGGCATGCGCGACCTGCTCGACCAGCATCGCGCCGCCGCGGCATCAGGTGATCCGATCGCGATGCGAGACCACGCGATCCTGGAGGTGCTGTACGGCAGCGGCATGCGCGTCTCGGAGCTGTGCGGCGTCGACGTCGACGACGTCGACCTGCACCGTCGCACGGTGCGCGTGCTGGGCAAGGGCGCCAAGGAGCGGGTGGTCCCGTTCGGCGCTCCCGCCGCCGACGCCATCGGTGCGTATCTGAGCAGAGGGCGCCCGGCGCTGATCGCCCGCGCCGAGCACACCACGCCCGCGCTGCTCCTCGGTGCGCGGGGAGCGCGAATCGGCCCCCGGACCGTCTATGCGCTCGTCGCCCGCGTGCTCAGCCCGATCGTCGGTGCCGAGCATGTCGGTCCGCATGCTCTCCGGCACTCAGCCGCCACGCACCTGCTCGACGGCGGTGCAGATCTGCGCGCCGTGCAGGAGATCCTCGGGCACGCGAGTCTCGGCACGACCCAGATCTACACGCACGTCTCGGCCGAGCGTCTGCTCGCCGGGTATCGCCTCGCCCATCCGCGGGCCTGA